In Quercus robur chromosome 10, dhQueRobu3.1, whole genome shotgun sequence, a genomic segment contains:
- the LOC126703810 gene encoding uncharacterized protein LOC126703810 yields the protein MGHNTNYAHNMLLNDSDSDDDFEITMLLALEEERLERERASTSHRGSVLGRKFIQRDHGQGHQRLFQDYSAESPVYPLNIFRRRFRMSRSLFLRIKSNLEEKDEYFVQKRNAAGVLGLSSLQKMTAALRMLVYEVAADFIDEYVRIGESTTIECLKKFVEAIVDIYPTEYLRSPNNNDIARLLRVGESRGFPGMLGTIDCMHWKWKNCLSGWKDHSFIFTKLAQGRAPPVNYSINGHDYTMGYYLANGIYPSSSTFVKTIPSPQGRKNSLFATTQESTRKDVERAFGVLQA from the exons ATGGGTCATAATACAAATTATGCACATAATATGCTTCTAAATGACTCGGATTCTGATGATGATTTTGAGATTACTATGCTTCTTGCATTGGAAGAAGAACGATTAGAAAGAGAGAGGGCATCAACATCACATCGTGGTTCTGTTCTAGGCCGTAAGTTCATCCAACGTGATCATGGGCAAGGCCACCAAAGACTTTTTCAAGACTATTCTGCAGAATCACCAGTATATCCTCTTAACATATTTCGAAGGAGGTTTCGAATGAGTCGTTCTCTCTTTTTACGTATTAAATCTAATctagaagagaaagatgaatattttgttcaaaaaagaaatgctGCCGGAGTGCTTGGTTTGTCTTCCCTTCAGAAGATGACTGCCGCACTAAGGATGCTTGTGTATGAAGTAGCGGCGGATTTTATAGATGAATATGTGAGAATTGGAGAAAGCACTACAATAGAGTGtcttaaaaaatttgttgaagccaTAGTCGATATTTATCCTACGGAGTACTTGAGGTCACCAAATAACAATGACATTGCTAGGTTGCTAAGAGTTGGTGAAAGTCGTGGATTTCCAGGGATGCTAGGGACCATTGACTGCATGCACTGGAAATGGAAGAATTGCCTATCGGGGTGGAAAG AccattcttttatatttacCAAGCTCGCTCAAGGCCGTGCACCTCCGGTGAATTACTCAATCAATGGTCATGATTATACAATGGGATACTATCTTGCTAATGGTATATATCCTTCATCGTCCACTTTTGTGAAGACAATTCCATCTCCACAAGGTAGAAAGAATAGTCTTTTTGCTACAACTCAAGAGTCAACTAGGAAGGATGTAGAGCGTGCATTTGGAGTGCTTCAAGCATGA